In the genome of bacterium, the window CGATGAATGGCATGAGCCAGATTTTCAACGCGTACCATGATCGGTCGCCGGTCGTGGTAACGGCTGGGCACAAGGACCGGCGGGTCCTGGCAGAGGACGGGTTCTGTGCCCTTCCGGAATTGGCGTCGCTCCTGCGTGGCTTCACCAAGTGGTCCTGGCAGAGCCTCTCGGCGGAGGCCGTCGCGTCGGATCTCGCCCGAGCGCTCCGCGTGGCGGTGGCCCCGCCCCCGGGGCCAACCTACCTCGCCGTGCC includes:
- a CDS encoding thiamine pyrophosphate-binding protein, coding for MNAAEAFVATLRAAEVGMLFGLPGSTEAALLEALRADGRLRYVLALHESAAVAMADGYARASGRVGVVGLHTSVGTMNGMSQIFNAYHDRSPVVVTAGHKDRRVLAEDGFCALPELASLLRGFTKWSWQSLSAEAVASDLARALRVAVAPPPGPTYLAVP